Proteins from one Fragaria vesca subsp. vesca linkage group LG6, FraVesHawaii_1.0, whole genome shotgun sequence genomic window:
- the LOC101307610 gene encoding acetate--CoA ligase ACS, chloroplastic/glyoxysomal-like: MVPLTVYKNNYISVAHVSKGFANRPSPPVGIIVSWWGRKSISVGLGRFESSYLIWNWNRGLMANTLITTNHLRHVESMATMPSGAGNIPHLNSIILGEALASEENDLIFPSDDFSRQAHVPSPQKYLDMYKRSIEDPAGFWSDFASDFFWKQKWGQQVYFENLDVSKGDIRIEWFKGGLTNICYNCLDRNVEAGLGDRVALYWEGNEPSLDGTLTYLQLLQNVCQLANYLKEIGVKKGDAIVVYLPMLMELPITMLACARIGAVHSVVFAGFSAESLAQRIVDCKPKVVITCNAVKRGSKIIHLKDIVDAALNESAKIGVCVDVCLTYENESALKRQSTKWEEGRDIWWQDVIPKYPTTCAVEWVDAEDPLFLLYTSGSTGKPKGVLHTTGGYMVYTATTFKYAFDYKPSDIYWCTADCGWITGHSYVTYGPLLNGATVVIYEGAPNYPDAGRCWDIVDKYKVTIFYTAPTLVRSLMRDGDEYVKRYSRKSLRVLGSVGEPINPSAWRWFFNVVGDSRCPISDTWWQTETGGFMMTPLPGAWPQKPGSATFPFFGVQAVIVDEKGVEIEGECSGYLCIKSSWPGAFRTLYGDHERYETTYFKPFSGYYFSGDGCRRDKDGYHWLTGRVDDVINVSGHRIGTAEVESALVSHPQCAEAAVVGVEHEVKGQGIYAFVTLVDGVPYSEDLRKSLIMIVRKQIGAFAAPDRIHWAPGLPKTRSGKIMRRILRKIASKQLDELGDTSTLADPNVVDQLIALADS; this comes from the exons ATGGTCCCTTTGACTGTGTATAAGAATAATTATATTAGTGTTGCACATGTTAGCAAGGGATTTGCAAATCGTCCCAGCCCGCCGGTAGGCATAATAGTGTCGTGGTGGGGAAGAAAGTCAATTTCAGTTGGGCTTGGTCGATTTGAGTCCTCCTATCTGATCTGGAACTGGAATAGGGGATTAATGGCGAATACTCTGATTACAACTAACCACCTGCGGCATGTGGAGTCGATGGCTACAATGCCTTCAGGCGCCGGAAACATTCCTCACTTGAACTCCATCATTCTGGGGGAAGCACTCGCTTCCGAAGAGAATGATCTCATCTTTCCCAGCGACGACTTCTCCCGCCAGGCTCATGTCCCCTCCCCCCAAAAG TATCTGGACATGTATAAAAGGTCCATCGAGGACCCCGCCGGATTTTGGTCGGATTTCGCTTCCGACTTCTTCTGGAAACAGAAATGGGGCCAGCAAGTCTACTTCGAGAATCTCGATGTTAGCAAAGGCGATATCAGGATTGAG TGGTTCAAGGGCGGTCTCACCAATATCTGCTACAATTGCCTCGATAGAAATGTTGAAGCTGGACTTGGTGATCGGGTTGCCTTATACTGGGAAGGCAATGAGCCCTCTCTTGATGGCACTCTAACTTACCTTCAGCTTCTACAAAACGTTTGCCAG CTGGCAAATTATTTGAAAGAGATTGGAGTGAAAAAGGGTGATGCTATCGTGGTCTACTTACCCATGTTAATGGAGCTTCCCATCACAATGCTTGCCTGTGCTCGCATCGGTGCTGTTCACTCG GTTGTATTTGCTGGATTCTCTGCCGAGTCTCTTGCTCAAAGAATTGTAGATTGCAAGCCGAAAGTTGTGATCACCTGCAATGCTGTTAAAAGGGGTTCTAAGATCATCCACCTCAAAGATATAGTTGATGCTGCCCTTAACGAATCAGCCAAAATTGGGGTTTGTGTAG ATGTATGCTTAACCTATGAAAATGAATCTGCTTTGAAGAGGCAAAGTACTAAATGGGAAGAAGGAAGAGATATATGGTGGCAG GATGTCATACCTAAGTATCCAACTACTTGTGCAGTGGAGTGGGTTGATGCAGAGGATCCACTTTTTCTGCTCTATACCAGCGGGAGCACTGGGAAGCCCAAG GGAGTTCTGCACACAACTGGAGGATATATGGTGTACACTGCTACAACATTTAAATATGCATTTGATTACAAACCATCTGACATCTACTG GTGCACAGCTGACTGTGGTTGGATCACTGGGCACAGCTATGTCACTTATGGACCTCTGCTAAATGGAGCAACTGTTGTCATATATGAAGGG GCACCAAATTATCCTGACGCTGGACGCTGTTGGGATATTGTTGATAAATACAAAGTGACCATCTTTTATACTGCCCCCACATTGGTGAGGTCTCTAATGCGCGATGGTGATGAG TATGTCAAGCGATACTCGCGAAAATCATTAAGGGTCCTTGGAAGCGTAGGCGAGCCTATTAATCCAAGTGCATGGAG GTGGTTTTTCAATGTGGTTGGAGATTCAAGATGTCCCATTTCTGACACTTGGTGGCAAACTGAAACTGGTGGCTTTATG ATGACTCCATTACCCGGTGCCTGGCCACAGAAGCCTGGTTCTGCCACTTTCCCTTTTTTTGGAGTTCAG GCTGTCATTGTGGATGAGAAGGGTGTTGAAATTGAAGGGGAGTGCAGTGGTTATCTGTGTATAAAAAGCTCTTGGCCTGGAGCATTCCGAACTCTTTATGGTGATCATGAAAGATATGAAACAACTTACTTTAAACCTTTCTCTGGGTATTATTTTAGTGGTGATGGATGCAGGAG GGACAAAGATGGATATCACTGGCTTACAGGAAGGGTTGACGATGTCATCAATGTCAG TGGACATCGTATTGGTACTGCAGAAGTTGAATCTGCTCTTGTTTCGCATCCTCAGTGTGCAGAAGCTGCTGTGGTTGGTGTGGAACATGAG GTTAAAGGACAAGGTATATATGCCTTTGTTACTCTTGTTGATGGTGTACCTTACAGTGAAGATCTCCGGAAAAGCCTTATTATGATTGTCAGAAAGCAG ATAGGGGCATTTGCAGCACCAGACCGAATCCACTGGGCACCTGGCCTTCCAAAGACAAGGAGTGGGAAGATAATGAGGAGAATTCTCAGGAAAATTGCTTCAAAACAGCTAGACGAGCTTGGTGACACTAGCACACTTGCAGATCCAAATGTGGTTGATCAACTAATTGCTCTCGCAGATTCGTGA
- the LOC101307322 gene encoding WD repeat-containing protein LWD1-like: MGASRSSDPNQDGSDEQQKRSEIYTYEAPWHIYAMNWSVRRDKKYRLAIASLLEQYPNRVEIVQLDDSNGEIRSDPNLSFEHPYPPTKTIFIPDKECQKPDLLATSSDFLRVWSIAEDSSAVELKSVLNGNKNSEFCGPLTSFDWNEAEPKRIGTSSIDTTCTIWDIEREAVDTQLIAHDKEVYDIAWGGVGVFASVSADGSVRVFDLRDKEHSTIIYESSEPDTPLVRLGWNKQDPRYMATIIMDSAKVVVLDIRFPTLPVVELQRHQASVNAVAWAPHSSCHICTAGDDSQALIWDLSSMGQPVEGGLDPILAYTAGAEIEQLQWSSSQPDWVAIAFSTKLQILRV; encoded by the coding sequence ATGGGGGCCAGTAGAAGTAGCGATCCGAATCAGGACGGGTCGGATGAGCAGCAGAAACGATCGGAGATCTACACATACGAGGCGCCGTGGCACATCTACGCCATGAACTGGAGCGTGCGGCGGGACAAGAAGTACCGGCTGGCCATCGCGAGCCTGCTGGAGCAGTACCCGAACCGGGTGGAGATTGTGCAGCTGGACGACTCCAACGGAGAGATCCGGTCGGACCCGAATCTGTCGTTCGAGCACCCGTACCCGCCGACCAAGACCATATTCATCCCGGACAAGGAGTGCCAGAAGCCAGACCTGCTGGCCACATCGAGCGATTTCCTCCGGGTGTGGAGCATCGCGGAAGACTCCTCCGCGGTGGAGCTCAAGTCGGTGCTCAACGGCAACAAGAACTCCGAGTTCTGCGGGCCCCTCACCTCGTTCGATTGGAACGAGGCTGAGCCGAAGCGCATCGGCACCTCCTCGATCGACACCACCTGCACCATCTGGGACATCGAGCGTGAGGCCGTGGACACCCAGCTCATCGCCCACGACAAGGAGGTCTACGACATCGCCTGGGGCGGCGTCGGTGTCTTCGCCTCCGTCTCCGCCGACGGCTCCGTCCGAGTGTTCGACCTGCGTGACAAGGAGCACTCCACCATCATCTACGAGAGCTCCGAGCCCGACACCCCCTTGGTCCGGCTGGGATGGAACAAGCAGGACCCCAGGTACATGGCCACCATCATCATGGATAGCGCCAAGGTCGTCGTCCTCGACATCCGCTTCCCCACGCTTCCCGTCGTCGAGTTGCAGAGGCACCAGGCCAGCGTCAACGCCGTTGCTTGGGCCCCGCACAGCTCTTGCCACATCTGCACTGCCGGGGATGACTCGCAGGCCCTCATCTGGGACCTCTCCTCCATGGGCCAGCCCGTCGAGGGTGGCCTCGATCCCATTCTCGCCTACACTGCTGGCGCAGAGATTGAGCAGCTGCAGTGGTCTTCTTCTCAGCCCGATTGGGTTGCCATTGCTTTCTCCACCAAGCTGCAGATACTCAGGGTATGA